Proteins from a genomic interval of Erwinia sp. SLM-02:
- a CDS encoding ABC transporter substrate-binding protein, with amino-acid sequence MRKTVLSPLLALMLTAVSPGALADAPRVAKLVAPFEIKGTDPTLSGDIFLKMSIVETLINADAAGKPLPGLASSWKVSDDGLTWRFTLRSGVTFHDGSQLTADSVVNALEVARSQPGLLDKAPITAIRPDAGDVVITLSQPFTPLLGLLTENRAQILAPASYNAEHKVVQVIGSGPYRLTSLQAPQKLTVSRYDGYWGDKPAIEQASYMSAGRAETRALMAESGDADMVFNLDPASRARLKKNPKLTLLAVSIPRTVLVKVNAGHPLLNDVRVRQALSLAIDREGIARAILRYPAAAGQLFPPSVAQWHNASLTPLATDPARARELLAQLGWQPGADGILQRDGKPFSLTLTTYPDRPELPLIAAAIQQQLRDIGVQLTINSTNSGEIALKHHDGSMELGLVARNFALTPDPLGTLLQDYPPQGGDWGAMNWSDASFNQTLAQLVRGSSPADGDAERQQLTRILQTELPTIPVAWYQQTAAVSSRLSGAALDPFERTFGLEKMRWAE; translated from the coding sequence ATGCGCAAAACCGTTTTATCGCCGCTGCTGGCACTGATGCTGACCGCCGTTTCCCCGGGTGCCCTCGCTGACGCTCCCCGCGTGGCAAAGCTGGTCGCTCCGTTTGAAATTAAAGGCACCGACCCCACGCTGTCGGGCGACATCTTCCTGAAAATGTCGATCGTCGAAACGCTGATTAACGCCGATGCCGCCGGGAAACCGCTGCCGGGCCTGGCCAGCAGCTGGAAAGTGAGTGACGACGGACTGACGTGGCGGTTCACCCTGCGTTCCGGCGTCACCTTCCACGACGGCAGCCAGCTCACCGCTGACAGCGTGGTCAATGCGCTGGAAGTGGCGCGCAGTCAGCCGGGCCTGCTGGACAAAGCACCGATTACCGCCATCCGCCCGGACGCGGGGGATGTCGTGATTACCCTCAGCCAGCCGTTTACCCCGCTGCTGGGCCTGCTGACCGAGAATCGCGCACAGATCCTCGCCCCCGCATCCTATAACGCCGAACATAAAGTGGTGCAGGTGATCGGCAGCGGCCCGTACCGACTGACCTCATTGCAGGCGCCGCAGAAGCTGACCGTCAGCCGCTATGACGGCTACTGGGGCGATAAGCCGGCCATTGAACAGGCCAGCTATATGTCGGCGGGGCGGGCTGAAACCCGCGCGCTGATGGCCGAGAGCGGCGATGCCGATATGGTGTTTAACCTCGACCCCGCCAGCCGCGCCAGGCTGAAGAAAAACCCTAAGCTGACTCTGCTGGCGGTGTCCATTCCGCGCACCGTGCTGGTGAAAGTCAACGCCGGGCACCCGCTGCTGAACGATGTCCGCGTGCGCCAGGCGCTGAGCCTGGCTATCGACCGCGAAGGGATTGCCCGCGCCATCCTGCGCTACCCGGCCGCCGCCGGCCAGCTGTTCCCGCCGTCGGTGGCGCAGTGGCATAATGCCAGCCTGACGCCGCTGGCGACCGATCCTGCCCGCGCGCGTGAACTGCTGGCGCAGCTGGGCTGGCAGCCGGGCGCTGACGGCATCCTGCAGCGCGACGGCAAACCGTTCTCGCTGACGCTGACCACCTATCCCGACCGCCCCGAGCTGCCGCTGATTGCTGCGGCCATCCAGCAGCAGCTGCGCGATATCGGCGTGCAGTTAACCATTAACTCGACCAACTCCGGCGAAATTGCCTTAAAACATCACGACGGCTCGATGGAGCTGGGGCTGGTGGCACGTAACTTCGCGCTGACGCCGGACCCGCTCGGCACGCTGCTGCAGGACTATCCGCCGCAGGGCGGCGACTGGGGCGCGATGAACTGGTCTGACGCCAGCTTCAATCAAACCCTGGCCCAGCTGGTGCGCGGCAGCAGTCCCGCTGACGGCGATGCGGAACGCCAGCAGCTGACGCGGATTCTGCAGACCGAGCTGCCAACCATTCCGGTGGCCTGGTATCAGCAAACCGCAGCGGTATCTTCCCGCCTGAGCGGTGCCGCTCTCGACCCGTTCGAGCGCACCTTCGGGCTGGAGAAAATGAGGTGGGCTGAATGA
- a CDS encoding ABC transporter permease: MIRLLGYRLLQAGLVALLVGGLTFVLMRMLPGDVAYRIAAGRYGYDRVDAAAAQAVQQELGLDRPAWQALADWFMQLLRLNPGNSLVSGEPVMGEIAHQLGQTLHLAAVALLLSLLLGPPLGILAGLSPGGKLDRLLLAISTTLRALPHFVLGLILVLIFALGLGLLPAAGYGDAGHVLLPAMTLALGLAAVSSRVARNAMRQVTESAWYSFGRTKGLKPGTLFWRHGLRNVSVPVVTYLSVQFIYLVEGVIVVETLFAWPGIGHALVHAIFHRDVPMIQGTALVMGLMFVLLNALSDGLCYLLDPRRKTA; the protein is encoded by the coding sequence ATGATCCGCCTGCTGGGATACCGTCTGCTGCAGGCGGGGCTGGTGGCCCTGCTGGTCGGCGGCCTGACCTTCGTACTGATGCGGATGCTGCCGGGCGATGTTGCCTATCGCATCGCCGCCGGTCGCTACGGCTACGACCGGGTCGACGCCGCTGCCGCTCAGGCCGTGCAGCAGGAGCTGGGGCTGGATCGCCCGGCCTGGCAGGCGCTGGCCGACTGGTTTATGCAGCTGCTGCGCCTTAACCCCGGCAACTCGCTGGTTTCCGGCGAGCCGGTAATGGGCGAGATTGCCCATCAGCTGGGCCAGACGCTGCATCTGGCGGCGGTGGCGCTGCTGCTGTCGCTGCTGCTGGGGCCGCCGCTGGGCATTCTTGCCGGGCTGTCCCCCGGCGGTAAGCTCGATCGTCTGCTGCTGGCAATTTCCACCACGCTGCGCGCGCTGCCGCACTTTGTGCTGGGGCTGATCCTCGTACTGATCTTCGCGCTGGGTCTTGGCCTGCTGCCCGCCGCCGGATACGGCGATGCCGGGCACGTGCTGCTGCCCGCGATGACGCTGGCGCTGGGGCTGGCTGCGGTGTCCAGCCGCGTGGCGCGTAACGCGATGCGCCAGGTAACGGAATCAGCGTGGTACAGCTTTGGCCGCACCAAAGGGCTGAAGCCGGGCACGCTGTTCTGGCGGCACGGGCTGCGCAACGTCAGCGTGCCGGTAGTGACCTACCTGAGCGTGCAGTTTATCTATCTGGTGGAAGGGGTGATCGTGGTGGAAACCCTGTTTGCCTGGCCGGGCATCGGCCACGCGCTGGTGCATGCCATTTTCCACCGCGACGTGCCGATGATTCAGGGCACCGCGCTGGTGATGGGCCTGATGTTTGTGCTGCTTAATGCGCTGAGCGACGGCCTGTGCTACCTGCTGGATCCACGGAGGAAAACCGCATGA
- a CDS encoding ABC transporter permease, translating into MMTLLRRATRAQQAGAAILLFLLIFAFVLPLIWPQDPLQQQLMLALQWPEWQTPFGYDHLGRSLFARLTAAIRLSLGLSLVSVLSAMIPGILLGVLAAWRGGAIDRAIGLLSDTFLALPGLLLVLLLTALVPDSALMLYVGISLLLWVEYFRLSRAIARPVLSSPAVQASRLLGFGPWTIFRRHLWPEMAPMVLTVAAFGAASAIMAIAALGFVSVGVRPPTPELGLMMTEMLPYYDEAPYALLQPVAVVFLLVLSLLLLAGKEKA; encoded by the coding sequence ATGATGACGCTTTTACGCCGGGCGACGCGCGCCCAGCAGGCGGGGGCGGCGATCCTGCTGTTCCTGTTGATTTTTGCCTTTGTCCTGCCGCTGATCTGGCCGCAGGATCCGCTGCAGCAGCAGCTGATGCTGGCCCTGCAGTGGCCGGAATGGCAGACGCCGTTTGGCTACGATCATCTTGGCCGATCGCTGTTTGCCCGACTGACGGCGGCGATCCGCCTGTCGCTGGGCCTGTCGCTGGTCAGCGTGCTGAGCGCGATGATCCCCGGTATTCTGCTGGGCGTGCTGGCGGCGTGGCGGGGCGGGGCGATCGATCGCGCCATTGGCCTGCTGTCGGATACCTTCCTGGCGCTGCCGGGCCTGCTGCTGGTACTGCTGCTTACCGCTCTGGTACCGGATTCGGCGCTGATGCTGTATGTCGGCATCTCGCTGCTGCTGTGGGTGGAATATTTCCGCCTGAGCCGCGCCATTGCCCGACCGGTGCTCAGTTCCCCGGCGGTGCAGGCATCCCGCCTGCTGGGCTTCGGTCCGTGGACGATCTTCCGCCGCCACCTCTGGCCGGAGATGGCCCCAATGGTGCTGACCGTCGCCGCCTTTGGTGCAGCCAGCGCAATTATGGCCATTGCTGCGCTGGGCTTCGTCAGCGTGGGCGTGCGCCCGCCGACCCCGGAACTGGGCCTGATGATGACCGAAATGCTGCCGTACTATGACGAAGCGCCGTATGCGCTGCTGCAGCCGGTGGCGGTGGTATTTTTACTGGTATTAAGCCTGCTGCTGCTGGCAGGGAAGGAGAAAGCATGA
- a CDS encoding ABC transporter ATP-binding protein: protein MSLLDIENAAVSGDGVVVEPLSFVLNPGEPFTLLGETGSGKSLLAQAVIGTLPTGLAASGTLHIDGEAHDLASRPAMALWGHRLGILPQEPWLALDPIMQAEQQVAEGYRYVRGMEKGPALQAAKDDLEALGVGHAAARLPQALSGGMAQRVAFAAARAGGANIIVADEPTKGLDVARRDEVIALLMREVRAGGGLFTITHDIELARQIGGEVAVMLHGKIIERGRAEQVLNHPRHEYTRRLLAADPGRWPAREPRPHGTRVVLEAKNLSKTRGGRRLFSGQSLTVHAGEVIGITGPSGCGKSSFGDILLGLLAADGGEVQRDRQLAAVKYQKIFQDPPSAFAPRVTLRQALADVVHHHRLDAGRIAPLMARLKLLPALLDRLPGEISGGELQRFALLRVLLLDPVFLFADEPTSRLDVLTQQQTVELMVEVAAEQNCALLVVSHDEALIDKISHRRIRFGGEEQVQGMSQSEGALVGAGG, encoded by the coding sequence ATGAGCCTGCTGGACATTGAAAACGCCGCAGTGAGCGGTGATGGCGTGGTGGTTGAACCGCTGTCATTTGTCCTGAACCCCGGTGAACCGTTCACCCTGCTGGGCGAAACGGGGTCGGGGAAAAGCCTGCTGGCTCAGGCGGTGATCGGCACGCTGCCTACGGGCCTGGCCGCCAGCGGCACGCTGCATATTGATGGCGAAGCGCATGATCTTGCCAGCCGTCCGGCGATGGCGCTGTGGGGGCACCGGCTGGGGATCCTGCCGCAGGAGCCGTGGCTGGCACTGGACCCGATCATGCAGGCCGAACAGCAGGTGGCCGAGGGCTACCGCTACGTGCGCGGCATGGAAAAAGGCCCGGCGTTGCAGGCGGCCAAAGACGATCTGGAGGCGCTGGGCGTCGGCCACGCTGCGGCCCGCCTACCACAGGCGCTGTCCGGCGGCATGGCCCAGCGCGTGGCCTTCGCCGCCGCGCGGGCGGGCGGTGCGAACATTATCGTTGCCGATGAGCCGACCAAAGGACTGGACGTGGCGCGCCGCGATGAGGTAATCGCGCTGCTGATGCGGGAGGTTCGCGCGGGCGGCGGGCTGTTCACCATTACTCATGACATTGAACTGGCGCGGCAGATCGGCGGCGAAGTGGCGGTGATGCTGCACGGCAAAATTATCGAGCGCGGCAGGGCGGAGCAGGTGCTGAATCATCCCCGGCATGAGTACACCCGCCGGCTGCTGGCCGCCGACCCAGGCCGCTGGCCCGCCCGCGAGCCGCGGCCGCACGGCACACGGGTGGTGCTGGAGGCTAAAAACCTCAGCAAGACGCGCGGCGGGCGGCGGCTGTTTTCCGGCCAGTCGCTGACCGTTCATGCCGGCGAGGTGATTGGCATCACCGGGCCGAGCGGCTGCGGTAAAAGCAGCTTCGGCGATATTTTGCTCGGGCTGCTGGCGGCCGATGGCGGAGAAGTGCAGCGCGACCGCCAGCTGGCGGCGGTGAAGTATCAGAAAATTTTCCAGGATCCGCCGTCGGCCTTTGCGCCCCGCGTTACCCTGCGCCAGGCGCTGGCCGATGTGGTGCATCACCACAGGCTGGATGCCGGGCGGATCGCGCCGCTGATGGCGAGACTGAAGCTGCTGCCCGCACTGCTGGATCGTTTGCCCGGTGAGATTTCCGGCGGTGAGCTGCAGCGTTTTGCCCTGCTGCGCGTGCTGCTGCTGGATCCGGTGTTTCTGTTTGCCGATGAACCGACTTCGCGGCTGGATGTGCTGACTCAGCAGCAGACGGTGGAATTGATGGTGGAAGTGGCGGCGGAGCAGAACTGCGCTTTGCTGGTGGTGAGCCACGATGAGGCGCTGATTGATAAGATCAGCCACCGGCGGATCCGTTTCGGCGGCGAAGAGCAGGTTCAGGGTATGAGTCAGTCGGAGGGGGCGCTGGTAGGGGCGGGCGGCTGA
- a CDS encoding type II toxin-antitoxin system Phd/YefM family antitoxin → MPHLILSDTSASVSELKKNPMATVNAGEGYPVAILNRNQPAFYCVPAELYEKILEALDDNELVKLVTERSNQPLIDVDLDSYL, encoded by the coding sequence ATGCCACATCTCATTCTCAGCGATACCAGCGCCAGCGTTAGCGAACTGAAGAAGAATCCAATGGCCACGGTGAACGCAGGAGAGGGCTACCCGGTCGCTATTTTAAATCGCAATCAGCCCGCTTTTTACTGCGTGCCGGCTGAACTGTACGAGAAAATACTTGAAGCCCTCGACGATAATGAACTGGTAAAACTGGTGACCGAGCGCAGTAATCAACCCCTGATTGATGTGGATTTGGACAGTTACCTATGA
- a CDS encoding type II toxin-antitoxin system RelE family toxin encodes MRYTVKFREDALKEWQKLDKTIQQQFAKKLKKCCENPHIPAAKLRGIKDCYKIKLRSSGFRLVYQVLDDKVIIAVVAVGKRERSEVYNLASERLR; translated from the coding sequence ATGAGGTACACGGTTAAATTCAGGGAAGATGCGCTGAAAGAGTGGCAAAAGCTGGATAAGACCATTCAACAGCAGTTTGCTAAAAAGCTGAAGAAATGCTGTGAGAATCCGCATATCCCTGCGGCTAAACTTCGCGGCATAAAGGATTGCTACAAAATTAAACTTCGCTCGTCGGGCTTTCGTCTGGTGTATCAGGTGCTGGACGATAAGGTCATTATTGCCGTTGTTGCGGTGGGTAAACGAGAACGTAGTGAGGTTTATAATCTGGCCAGTGAACGGTTAAGATAG